One window from the genome of Motilibacter aurantiacus encodes:
- a CDS encoding PLP-dependent cysteine synthase family protein, with the protein MRYDSLLDSVGRTPLVGLPRLSPSPDVRLWAKLEDRNPTGSVKDRPALAMVERAEADGTLKPGMTILEPTSGNTGIALAMAAKLKGYRIVCVMPENTSAERAQLLRMWGAEISFSPAAGGSNEAVRVAKLMAAEHPDWVMLYQYGNPGNALAHYETTGPELLEDLPEITHFVAGLGTTGTLMGVGRYLRERVPGVEIVAAEPRYGELVYGLRNLDEGFVPELYDASVLTTRFSVGPRDALKRTRELLTQEGIFAGISTGAILHAALGVARKCVKEGRRADIALIVCDGGWKYLSTGAYDMELDEAEDALEGQLWA; encoded by the coding sequence GTGCGCTACGACTCGCTGCTCGACTCGGTCGGCCGTACGCCGCTGGTCGGGCTGCCCCGGCTGTCCCCGTCCCCGGACGTGCGGCTGTGGGCCAAGCTCGAGGACCGCAACCCCACCGGCTCGGTGAAGGACCGGCCGGCGCTGGCGATGGTCGAGCGGGCCGAGGCCGACGGCACGCTGAAGCCCGGGATGACGATCCTGGAGCCGACCTCGGGCAACACCGGGATCGCGCTCGCCATGGCGGCCAAGCTCAAGGGCTACCGCATCGTCTGCGTCATGCCGGAGAACACCTCGGCCGAGCGCGCCCAGCTGCTGCGCATGTGGGGGGCGGAGATCTCCTTCTCGCCCGCGGCGGGCGGGTCCAACGAGGCCGTTCGCGTCGCCAAGCTCATGGCCGCCGAGCACCCGGACTGGGTGATGCTCTACCAGTACGGCAACCCGGGCAACGCGCTCGCGCACTACGAGACGACCGGCCCCGAGCTGCTCGAGGACCTGCCCGAGATCACTCACTTCGTGGCCGGCCTCGGCACGACCGGCACTCTCATGGGCGTCGGGCGCTACCTGCGCGAGAGGGTGCCGGGCGTCGAGATCGTCGCCGCCGAGCCGCGCTACGGCGAGCTGGTCTACGGGCTGCGCAACCTCGACGAGGGGTTCGTCCCGGAGCTCTACGACGCCTCCGTGCTCACCACCCGCTTCTCGGTGGGGCCGCGTGACGCGCTCAAGCGCACCCGCGAGCTGCTCACGCAGGAGGGCATCTTCGCCGGCATCTCCACCGGGGCGATCCTGCACGCCGCGCTGGGTGTCGCCCGCAAGTGCGTCAAGGAGGGGCGGCGCGCCGACATCGCGCTCATCGTCTGCGACGGCGGCTGGAAGTACCTCAGCACCGGCGCGTACGAC
- a CDS encoding MoaD/ThiS family protein translates to MAVEVRIPTILRQYTDGAKSVEGSGATLAELITDLESRHPGLKDRLVEGDALRRFVNVYLNDEDVRFLGGLQATVDDGDAVTVLPAVAGG, encoded by the coding sequence ATGGCTGTCGAGGTACGGATCCCGACGATCCTGCGTCAGTACACGGACGGCGCGAAGTCGGTCGAGGGGTCGGGCGCGACGCTGGCCGAGCTCATCACCGACCTCGAGTCGCGCCACCCGGGCCTGAAGGACCGGCTGGTCGAGGGCGATGCCCTGCGCCGCTTCGTCAACGTCTACCTCAACGACGAGGACGTCCGGTTCCTCGGCGGCCTGCAGGCCACGGTCGACGACGGCGACGCCGTGACGGTGCTCCCCGCCGTCGCGGGCGGCTGA
- a CDS encoding Mov34/MPN/PAD-1 family protein, which produces MLRIDRAAYDAIVAHARRDHPDEACGVVAGAAGSDRPARVIEMLNAARSPTFYEFDSMEQLRVWREMDDRDEEPVVIYHSHTATEAYPSRTDVTLAQEPGAHYVLVSTREPDTVEFRSYRIVDGEVTEEPVEVTDGGDTTALTE; this is translated from the coding sequence GTGTTGCGTATCGACCGCGCCGCGTACGACGCGATTGTTGCCCACGCCCGGCGCGACCATCCGGACGAGGCGTGCGGCGTGGTCGCCGGCGCGGCCGGGAGCGACCGGCCCGCGCGGGTGATCGAGATGCTCAACGCCGCCCGCTCGCCGACGTTCTACGAGTTCGACTCGATGGAGCAGCTGCGGGTCTGGCGCGAGATGGACGACCGCGACGAGGAGCCGGTCGTGATCTACCACTCGCACACCGCCACCGAGGCGTATCCGTCGCGCACCGACGTCACTCTGGCTCAGGAGCCCGGCGCGCACTACGTGCTGGTCTCGACGCGCGAGCCCGACACGGTGGAGTTCCGGTCCTACCGCATCGTGGACGGCGAGGTGACCGAGGAGCCGGTCGAGGTCACCGACGGTGGGGACACCACCGCGCTCACGGAATAG
- a CDS encoding DUF2017 domain-containing protein, which produces MSLRDKFRRRRDGTIEARFDEVDEQLLRAVLSDVLELLDDGEAPTHEDPLAAALGIGVATTPPDDPALRRLLPDAYADDEAAAGEFRRYTERGLRERKRTAARVALASLDTGNGVRELDEEQALAWLGALNDVRLALGTRIGVSEDWDERAAGLADDDPLGYAFAVYDHLTWLQELLVQAIGEPSGGPGAVRN; this is translated from the coding sequence ATGAGCCTGCGGGACAAGTTCCGCCGGCGGCGCGACGGCACGATCGAGGCGCGCTTCGACGAGGTCGACGAGCAGCTCCTGCGCGCGGTCCTGTCCGACGTGCTCGAGCTGCTGGACGACGGCGAGGCCCCCACCCATGAGGACCCGCTGGCGGCGGCCCTCGGCATCGGCGTCGCCACCACGCCTCCGGACGACCCGGCGCTGCGGCGGCTGCTGCCCGACGCGTACGCCGACGACGAGGCGGCCGCGGGGGAGTTCCGCCGCTACACCGAGCGCGGGCTGCGCGAGCGCAAGCGCACCGCGGCCCGGGTCGCGCTCGCGTCCCTCGACACGGGGAACGGGGTCCGCGAGCTCGACGAGGAGCAGGCGCTGGCCTGGCTCGGCGCGCTCAACGACGTACGCCTCGCGCTCGGCACCCGGATCGGGGTCAGCGAGGACTGGGACGAGCGCGCGGCCGGCCTGGCCGACGACGACCCGCTGGGCTACGCGTTCGCGGTCTACGACCACCTGACGTGGCTGCAGGAGCTGCTCGTCCAGGCGATCGGGGAGCCGAGCGGGGGGCCGGGCGCGGTGCGCAACTAG
- the clpS gene encoding ATP-dependent Clp protease adapter ClpS — MSTAPVETARPEAGLDEDLVARLDKPWVTIVWNDPVNLMSYVTWVFQQYFGYSKEKAAELMMDVHHKGRAVVSNGSREEMERDVEAMHGYGLWATLQHDE; from the coding sequence GTGTCCACCGCCCCTGTCGAGACCGCGCGCCCCGAGGCCGGCCTGGACGAGGACCTCGTCGCCCGGCTGGACAAGCCGTGGGTGACGATCGTGTGGAACGACCCGGTCAACCTCATGTCCTACGTCACCTGGGTGTTCCAGCAGTACTTCGGCTACTCCAAGGAGAAGGCCGCCGAGCTGATGATGGACGTGCACCACAAGGGCCGGGCCGTCGTCTCCAACGGGTCCCGGGAGGAGATGGAGCGCGACGTGGAGGCCATGCACGGCTACGGGCTGTGGGCCACGCTCCAGCACGACGAATGA
- a CDS encoding nicotinate phosphoribosyltransferase, with protein sequence MGNATNSSTALLTDHYELTMLQAALQSGTAQRRCVFEVFARRLPEGRRYGVVAGTGRLLDALEGFRFGPAELELLERAGLDRATRDAVADYRFSGDIWGYGEGETYVPGSPLLVVEGTFAEAVLLETLILSILNFDSAVAAAASRMTCASSGRPCIEMGSRRAHEQAAVAAARAAYISGFATTSNLEASRRYGVPSAGTSAHAFTLLHDDEEAAFRAQVAALGPGTTLLVDTYDVMRGVRRAVAAAGPSLGAVRLDSGDLITQAKEVRELLDSLGAAQTRILVTSDLDEYALAAMAAAPVDGYGVGTSLVTGSGAPTAGLVYKLTARARSLDDGAPLEPVAKASAGKPSRGGRKWAARRYDESGVARQEAIGLGSDVPAGEPGRPLLRHLVRKGEVIGREPLEAARSRHGESLGELPPHARQLSKGEAALETVYV encoded by the coding sequence GTGGGAAACGCGACCAACTCCTCGACCGCGCTCCTGACCGACCACTACGAGCTGACCATGCTCCAAGCGGCCCTGCAGTCGGGCACCGCCCAGCGGCGATGCGTGTTCGAGGTCTTCGCCCGCCGCCTGCCCGAGGGACGCCGCTACGGCGTGGTCGCCGGCACGGGGCGGCTGCTCGACGCGCTCGAGGGCTTCCGCTTCGGCCCGGCCGAGCTCGAGCTGCTGGAGCGGGCGGGGCTGGACCGCGCCACGCGGGACGCCGTGGCGGACTACCGCTTCAGCGGCGACATCTGGGGCTACGGCGAGGGCGAGACCTACGTCCCGGGCTCCCCGCTGCTCGTCGTCGAGGGCACCTTCGCCGAGGCGGTCCTGCTCGAGACGCTCATCCTGTCGATCCTCAACTTCGACAGCGCGGTGGCCGCGGCCGCGAGCCGGATGACCTGCGCGTCCTCCGGCCGGCCCTGCATCGAGATGGGCTCGCGGCGGGCGCACGAGCAGGCCGCGGTGGCGGCGGCGCGGGCGGCGTACATCTCCGGCTTCGCGACGACGTCCAACCTGGAGGCGTCGCGCCGCTACGGCGTGCCGTCCGCGGGCACGAGCGCGCACGCCTTCACCCTGCTGCACGACGACGAGGAGGCGGCGTTCCGCGCCCAGGTGGCCGCGCTCGGCCCGGGCACGACGCTGCTCGTCGACACCTACGACGTGATGCGCGGGGTCCGGCGGGCCGTCGCCGCCGCCGGCCCCTCGCTCGGGGCGGTCCGGCTGGACTCCGGGGACCTCATCACCCAGGCCAAGGAGGTCCGCGAGCTGCTGGACTCGCTCGGGGCCGCGCAGACCCGGATCCTCGTCACCAGCGACCTCGACGAGTACGCCCTGGCCGCGATGGCCGCCGCGCCCGTCGACGGGTACGGCGTCGGCACCTCGCTCGTCACGGGCAGCGGCGCGCCCACCGCCGGGCTGGTCTACAAGCTGACGGCCCGTGCCCGCTCGCTGGACGACGGCGCGCCGCTCGAGCCGGTCGCCAAGGCATCGGCGGGCAAGCCCAGCCGCGGCGGGCGCAAGTGGGCGGCGCGCCGGTACGACGAGAGCGGCGTCGCCCGGCAGGAGGCCATCGGGCTCGGGTCGGACGTGCCGGCGGGCGAGCCGGGCCGGCCCCTGCTGCGGCACCTGGTGCGCAAGGGGGAGGTCATCGGGCGCGAGCCGCTCGAGGCGGCGCGCAGCCGCCACGGCGAGTCGCTCGGGGAGCTGCCGCCCCACGCGCGGCAGCTGTCAAAGGGCGAGGCGGCGTTGGAGACGGTCTACGTCTGA
- a CDS encoding Type 1 glutamine amidotransferase-like domain-containing protein, translating into MRLLLTSAGLTNETLCESLAALSGRPLPSLALAVIPTAANVIPGDKGWLIADYVRFQRAGFSQVDIVDISALRPEIWRPRLEEADVLAVSGGDTTHLLRSMRGTGLSDVLAELLDERVYLGVSAGSMVTGPHLGLSRSAQETIEDRAGLALVGFLVQPHLDSPHFPLAAEAVVREAAAGLVETTYALSDGRAVLVDDGAVRVVGDGPFTVIPGMPRPTPQADAGGGR; encoded by the coding sequence GTGAGACTGCTCCTGACGTCCGCCGGCCTCACCAACGAGACGTTGTGCGAGAGCCTGGCCGCCCTTTCCGGCCGCCCGCTCCCGTCGCTGGCCCTGGCGGTCATCCCGACGGCGGCCAACGTCATCCCCGGTGACAAGGGCTGGCTCATCGCGGACTACGTGCGCTTCCAGCGCGCCGGTTTCTCACAGGTCGACATCGTCGACATCTCCGCACTCCGGCCCGAGATCTGGCGCCCCCGGTTGGAGGAGGCCGACGTGCTGGCCGTCAGCGGGGGCGACACCACGCACCTGCTGCGCAGCATGAGGGGCACCGGGCTGAGTGACGTCCTGGCGGAGCTGCTGGACGAGCGGGTCTACCTCGGGGTCTCCGCCGGCAGCATGGTGACCGGACCGCATCTGGGCCTCAGCCGCTCGGCGCAGGAGACGATCGAGGACCGCGCCGGCCTCGCGTTGGTGGGCTTCCTCGTCCAGCCCCACCTGGACTCGCCCCACTTCCCCCTCGCAGCAGAGGCGGTGGTGCGCGAAGCGGCGGCCGGGCTCGTGGAGACGACCTACGCGCTCTCGGACGGACGCGCTGTGCTGGTGGACGACGGTGCGGTGCGGGTCGTCGGCGACGGTCCCTTCACCGTCATCCCCGGGATGCCGCGGCCCACCCCGCAGGCCGACGCCGGAGGCGGCCGCTGA
- a CDS encoding DnaJ family domain-containing protein, protein MRTPWAEEPPEDWIGRQVKAAEERGAFDDLPGKGKPLQGLDKPWSVDRWLTEWAEREGLGLLPALPESLQLRKEREGLSALIVSRSSEQAVRAVVDDFNARLREAYRRPQQGPPLTVRGVDVEEAVAQWHAARAASPADGPGAAGGTAGADRTHPPHGRSRGRSWKQWLIGRFTRAEPVDGGRRP, encoded by the coding sequence GTGAGGACACCGTGGGCGGAGGAGCCTCCCGAGGACTGGATCGGCCGGCAGGTCAAGGCCGCTGAGGAGCGGGGCGCTTTCGACGACCTGCCGGGCAAGGGCAAGCCGCTGCAGGGCCTGGACAAGCCGTGGAGCGTGGACCGCTGGCTCACCGAGTGGGCCGAGCGTGAGGGCCTGGGCCTGCTGCCGGCGCTGCCGGAGAGCCTGCAACTGCGCAAAGAGCGGGAAGGCCTCTCCGCCCTGATCGTCAGCCGCAGCTCCGAACAGGCAGTGCGAGCTGTGGTCGACGACTTCAACGCGCGCCTGCGTGAGGCCTACCGACGACCGCAGCAGGGCCCCCCGCTGACCGTTCGGGGGGTGGACGTCGAGGAAGCGGTCGCACAGTGGCACGCTGCGCGAGCCGCCTCACCAGCCGACGGCCCCGGTGCAGCGGGAGGGACGGCCGGAGCGGACCGCACGCACCCGCCGCACGGACGGTCGAGGGGGCGGTCCTGGAAGCAGTGGCTCATCGGGCGCTTCACGAGGGCCGAGCCCGTCGACGGTGGCCGACGTCCCTGA
- a CDS encoding AI-2E family transporter, translating into MSTAVPGPARPTRSLAWVAKATIVVLGTLLLAYFVYQLRSVVISVFLGLFLAVGFDPVIRRLERAGLRRGLAVLVFLLGIIGLLALFVAYAVTPAVNELSGLVQDLPDLVQRLAERNETVGEWVNESDIQQRLQDSLSSLPGYVASSLQTAVDVLTSFIGGLFSLLTVLALMVYFMMALPRMRAFAHRALGNEERVDVMEEALAKVGGYVTGQLTVCLCAGTFAFVVLEVMGVPYAAVLGISVALFDAVPQIGATIGAIIVTLVALTESLTTGLVVFVLLLAYQQLENYVIAPRVFSRSVNLSPVAAFIAVLCGVSLAGFVGALTALPVAAALKVIMRYTLRRQLAEIGVEEEGAAQLEADEAGGRVVGAQAPDTGEQVPGAAADGEAPPELGDGRPRHPVTHAPTPGHRGDHHASDEDPVR; encoded by the coding sequence ATGAGCACCGCAGTCCCCGGCCCGGCACGGCCCACCCGGTCCCTGGCCTGGGTCGCGAAGGCGACGATCGTCGTCCTCGGGACCCTGCTGCTGGCGTACTTCGTCTACCAGTTGCGCTCCGTCGTCATCTCCGTGTTCCTGGGGCTCTTCCTCGCGGTCGGCTTCGACCCGGTGATCCGCCGGCTCGAGCGGGCCGGCCTGCGCCGCGGCCTGGCCGTGCTGGTTTTCCTGCTGGGGATCATCGGCCTGCTCGCGCTCTTCGTCGCGTACGCGGTCACGCCGGCCGTCAACGAGCTGAGCGGGCTGGTCCAGGACCTGCCCGACCTGGTCCAGCGCCTCGCCGAGCGCAACGAGACGGTCGGGGAGTGGGTCAACGAGTCCGACATCCAGCAGCGGCTGCAGGACTCGCTGAGCTCGCTGCCGGGCTACGTCGCGTCCAGCCTGCAGACGGCCGTCGACGTGCTGACGTCGTTCATCGGCGGCCTGTTCAGCCTGCTCACCGTGCTCGCGCTGATGGTCTACTTCATGATGGCGCTGCCGCGCATGCGGGCGTTCGCGCACCGTGCGCTCGGCAACGAGGAGCGCGTCGACGTCATGGAGGAGGCGCTGGCCAAGGTCGGCGGCTACGTGACCGGTCAGCTGACGGTCTGCCTCTGCGCGGGCACCTTCGCGTTCGTCGTCCTCGAGGTGATGGGGGTGCCGTACGCGGCGGTGCTCGGCATCTCCGTGGCGCTGTTCGACGCCGTGCCGCAGATCGGCGCGACGATCGGCGCGATCATCGTCACCCTCGTCGCGCTGACCGAGTCGCTGACCACGGGGCTCGTCGTCTTCGTCCTGCTGCTCGCCTACCAGCAGCTGGAGAACTACGTCATCGCGCCGCGCGTCTTCTCCCGCTCGGTCAACCTCAGCCCGGTGGCGGCGTTCATCGCCGTGCTCTGCGGGGTCAGCCTGGCCGGCTTCGTCGGTGCGCTGACCGCCCTGCCGGTCGCGGCCGCCCTCAAGGTCATCATGCGCTACACGCTCCGCCGCCAGCTCGCGGAGATCGGCGTCGAGGAGGAGGGCGCGGCCCAGCTCGAGGCCGACGAGGCGGGCGGCCGGGTCGTGGGAGCGCAGGCGCCGGACACCGGGGAGCAGGTGCCGGGGGCCGCGGCGGACGGGGAGGCCCCGCCGGAGCTCGGCGACGGCCGCCCCCGGCACCCGGTCACGCACGCTCCGACGCCGGGGCACCGGGGCGACCACCACGCCTCTGACGAGGACCCCGTCCGCTAG
- a CDS encoding GlsB/YeaQ/YmgE family stress response membrane protein, which produces MTIEGILGAVVIGLIIGALGRLVVPGKQNIPIWLTIVIGIVAALIGSAIVGPLRDTDGLDWIELIVQVALAAVGVAATVALRGGRTTR; this is translated from the coding sequence ATGACCATCGAAGGCATTCTCGGCGCCGTCGTCATCGGCCTGATCATCGGAGCGCTCGGCCGGCTCGTCGTGCCCGGCAAGCAGAACATCCCGATCTGGCTCACGATCGTCATCGGGATCGTCGCCGCCCTCATCGGCAGCGCGATCGTCGGGCCGCTGCGCGACACCGACGGCCTGGACTGGATCGAGCTGATCGTCCAGGTCGCGCTCGCCGCCGTCGGCGTTGCCGCGACCGTCGCGTTGCGCGGCGGGCGCACGACGCGCTGA
- a CDS encoding DEAD/DEAH box helicase: MSTTAASSLPPAYPSRAPWGTAPRLRAWQQEALDAYLQSSPRDFLAVATPGAGKTTFALRIATELLGQGVVRAVTVVAPTEHLKRQWAEAAQRVGIALDPEFKNAQGAHAAGLTGVAVTYAQVAMAPMLHRARTEARPTLVILDEVHHAGDALSWGDAVREAFDPAKRRLSLTGTPFRSDTSPIPFVTYAPDHDGVRTSVSDYSYGYGNALRDGVVRPVIFLAYGGNMRWRTSAGDEIAASLGGDQLTKDLTAQAWRTALDPYGNWVPQVLSAADKRLTEVRRHVPDAGGLVIASDHATARAYAARLRAICGEAPTVVLSDDPTASKRIAEFSASTSRWMVAVRMVSEGVDVPRLAVGVYATSYSTPLFFAQAIGRFVRARKRGETASVFLPTVPILLEHANSMERERDHALDKPVKEGDYDPEAALLQEANRRRDSPDGGQEALSFESLESEATFHGVLFDGGEFGLQAEVGSEEEQDYLGLPGLLEPEQVSQLLKQRQAEQLAKGRKATVPEPAPAPAPATPLLDADKLAGLRKELNALVAAWHHRTGQPHGVIHGELRRTCGGPPTVKASAEQVQARIDTIRDWHAKGRRLA, translated from the coding sequence ATGAGTACGACAGCCGCCTCCTCGCTCCCTCCCGCCTATCCCTCGCGCGCCCCCTGGGGCACAGCCCCCCGGCTGCGCGCGTGGCAGCAGGAGGCGCTCGACGCGTACCTGCAGAGCAGCCCGCGCGACTTCCTCGCGGTCGCGACCCCCGGCGCCGGCAAGACGACGTTCGCGCTGCGGATCGCCACCGAGCTGCTGGGCCAGGGGGTCGTCCGCGCGGTCACCGTCGTCGCGCCCACCGAGCACCTCAAGCGGCAGTGGGCCGAGGCCGCCCAGCGCGTCGGCATCGCGCTGGACCCCGAGTTCAAGAACGCGCAGGGCGCGCACGCGGCCGGGCTGACCGGCGTCGCGGTGACGTACGCCCAGGTGGCGATGGCCCCGATGCTGCACCGCGCGCGCACCGAGGCCCGGCCGACGCTGGTGATCCTCGACGAGGTGCACCACGCCGGCGACGCGCTCTCGTGGGGCGACGCCGTGCGCGAGGCGTTCGACCCGGCCAAGCGCCGGCTGTCACTGACCGGCACGCCCTTCCGGTCGGACACCTCCCCGATCCCGTTCGTGACCTACGCGCCGGACCACGACGGCGTGCGCACGTCGGTCAGCGACTACTCCTACGGCTACGGCAACGCGCTGCGCGACGGGGTCGTCCGCCCGGTGATCTTCCTGGCGTACGGCGGCAACATGCGCTGGCGCACGTCGGCCGGGGACGAGATCGCGGCCTCGCTCGGCGGGGACCAGCTGACCAAGGACCTGACGGCCCAGGCCTGGCGCACCGCGCTCGACCCGTACGGCAACTGGGTGCCGCAGGTGCTCAGCGCGGCGGACAAGCGCTTGACCGAGGTTCGCCGCCACGTCCCCGACGCCGGTGGGCTGGTCATCGCCAGCGACCACGCGACGGCGCGCGCCTACGCCGCCCGGCTGCGGGCGATCTGCGGCGAGGCCCCCACCGTCGTGCTGTCCGACGACCCCACGGCCTCCAAGCGGATCGCGGAGTTCAGCGCGTCGACCTCGCGCTGGATGGTCGCGGTGCGCATGGTGTCCGAGGGCGTCGACGTGCCGCGGCTGGCGGTCGGGGTCTACGCGACGAGCTACTCGACACCGCTGTTCTTCGCCCAGGCGATCGGGCGCTTCGTCCGTGCCCGCAAGCGCGGCGAGACCGCGTCGGTCTTCCTGCCGACGGTGCCGATCCTGCTCGAGCACGCCAACTCGATGGAGCGCGAGCGCGACCACGCGCTCGACAAGCCGGTCAAGGAGGGCGACTACGACCCCGAGGCCGCCCTGCTGCAGGAGGCCAACCGGCGGCGCGACAGCCCCGACGGGGGCCAGGAGGCGCTGAGCTTCGAGTCGCTGGAGTCGGAGGCGACCTTCCACGGCGTGCTCTTCGACGGCGGCGAGTTCGGCCTGCAGGCCGAGGTCGGCTCGGAGGAGGAGCAGGACTACCTCGGGCTGCCCGGCCTGCTCGAGCCCGAGCAGGTGTCCCAGCTGCTCAAGCAGCGCCAGGCCGAGCAACTGGCCAAGGGGCGCAAGGCGACCGTCCCCGAGCCCGCGCCGGCGCCGGCGCCGGCCACGCCGCTGCTCGACGCGGACAAGCTCGCGGGGCTGCGCAAGGAGCTCAACGCGCTCGTCGCCGCCTGGCACCACCGCACCGGGCAGCCGCACGGCGTGATCCACGGCGAGCTGCGGCGTACGTGCGGCGGGCCGCCCACCGTGAAGGCCTCGGCCGAGCAGGTGCAGGCGCGGATCGACACGATCCGCGACTGGCACGCCAAGGGCCGTCGGCTGGCGTAG
- a CDS encoding MFS transporter yields MAPLAEPAAARSGGVFARPHRRLTAGIVALVLAIAFESIAVATAMPVVARELDGEALYAWGFSAFLAVSLVSMVVAGDLAVRLSPRAVVAGAVGAFMVGLVVAGTASSMPVFIAGRAVQGMSGGTIVAIYVAVAAAYPEHLRPRALSLLSACWVLPSVLGPSVAGWLAESVSWRWVFLGVVPLAAAALLAAVPAMAVGAGEAEMSAAKSRRRVWRAGVLALGVVLLQYAGQRLDLAAVPLAVAGLALMAPTLRHLLPAGTLRAARGVPSIVLLRGVMAGAFFGADAFIPLMLVEQRGLSPGVAGLALTTAAVGWAGGSLWQGRPAAAAHRPLLIGVGTVAVLAGIGLVAAALAESLPPALAAVGWAFAGLGMGLSVSGVSVLLLERSEESERGGDIAALQLSDALGGTLLIAGAGVLHSALGVEAGWGAGSFLAIFGLMGTVTLVGTFLATRLGPSRAPAAMA; encoded by the coding sequence CTGGCACCCCTTGCTGAGCCCGCGGCCGCCCGGTCGGGGGGCGTTTTCGCACGCCCTCACCGCCGGCTGACCGCGGGCATCGTCGCGCTCGTCCTCGCCATCGCGTTCGAGTCGATCGCGGTGGCGACCGCCATGCCCGTCGTCGCGCGCGAGCTCGACGGCGAGGCGCTCTACGCGTGGGGCTTCAGCGCGTTCCTCGCCGTCTCCCTGGTCTCCATGGTGGTGGCCGGCGACCTCGCCGTGCGGCTGAGCCCGCGGGCGGTGGTCGCGGGCGCGGTCGGGGCGTTCATGGTGGGCCTCGTCGTCGCCGGCACGGCCAGCTCGATGCCGGTCTTCATCGCCGGCCGCGCGGTCCAGGGCATGTCCGGCGGCACGATCGTGGCCATCTACGTGGCGGTGGCCGCGGCGTACCCGGAGCACCTGCGCCCGCGGGCGCTCAGCCTGCTGTCCGCCTGCTGGGTGCTGCCGAGCGTGCTCGGGCCGAGCGTCGCCGGGTGGCTCGCCGAGTCGGTGTCGTGGCGGTGGGTCTTCCTCGGGGTCGTGCCGCTGGCGGCGGCGGCGCTCCTGGCCGCCGTGCCGGCGATGGCGGTCGGCGCCGGCGAGGCGGAGATGTCGGCGGCGAAGAGCCGGCGGCGGGTGTGGCGGGCCGGCGTCCTCGCGCTCGGCGTGGTCCTCCTGCAGTACGCCGGGCAGCGCCTCGACCTGGCCGCCGTGCCGCTCGCCGTCGCCGGGCTGGCCCTCATGGCCCCGACGCTGCGCCACCTGCTGCCCGCCGGCACGCTGCGCGCCGCTCGCGGCGTGCCCTCCATCGTCCTGCTGCGCGGGGTCATGGCCGGCGCGTTCTTCGGGGCGGACGCCTTCATCCCGCTCATGCTGGTCGAGCAGCGCGGGCTCAGCCCGGGCGTGGCGGGGCTGGCCCTCACGACCGCCGCGGTCGGCTGGGCCGGCGGCTCGCTCTGGCAGGGCCGGCCGGCCGCGGCCGCGCACCGCCCCTTGCTCATCGGGGTCGGGACGGTCGCCGTCCTCGCGGGGATCGGGCTCGTCGCCGCCGCGCTCGCGGAGTCGCTGCCGCCGGCGCTCGCCGCCGTCGGCTGGGCCTTCGCGGGGCTGGGCATGGGCCTGTCGGTCTCCGGCGTCAGCGTGCTGCTGCTCGAGCGATCCGAGGAGTCCGAGCGGGGCGGCGACATCGCAGCCCTGCAGCTGTCCGACGCGCTCGGCGGAACCCTGCTCATCGCCGGCGCGGGGGTGCTGCACAGCGCGCTCGGGGTCGAGGCGGGATGGGGGGCGGGGTCGTTCCTCGCGATCTTCGGCCTCATGGGCACGGTCACGCTCGTGGGCACCTTCCTCGCCACCCGGCTCGGGCCCTCCCGGGCTCCTGCGGCGATGGCGTGA
- a CDS encoding DUF3039 domain-containing protein, with product MSSPGFDEPGFGGGTLLEQEVERTPQTSNDDGDHERFAHYAPKDKIVEAMVTGTPIRALCGKVWVPSRDPQRYPVCPTCKEIYESLPPGDDGSDD from the coding sequence ATGAGCAGCCCCGGTTTCGACGAGCCCGGCTTCGGCGGCGGCACCCTGCTGGAGCAGGAGGTCGAGCGGACCCCGCAGACGAGCAACGACGACGGCGACCACGAGCGCTTCGCGCACTACGCGCCGAAGGACAAGATTGTCGAGGCGATGGTGACCGGCACGCCGATCCGCGCCCTCTGCGGCAAGGTCTGGGTGCCGAGCCGCGACCCGCAGCGCTACCCGGTCTGCCCGACCTGCAAGGAGATCTACGAGTCGCTGCCCCCGGGCGACGACGGCTCGGACGACTGA